From Azospirillum baldaniorum, the proteins below share one genomic window:
- a CDS encoding LysE family translocator encodes MSPADFLLVAGACLYFMATPGPGIFAVVARSLALGWRRNLGFLAGMVVGDLVLLALALGGLAAVAHAFEELFTLLRFAAAGYLIWLGIRTWRAPVTFNGDLPEAESAQLRGFASGLALTLSNPKTILFYMAFLPAFVDLTRVSAIDAVLMAGIVVGVLSAVLLTYAMAASRARHLFRSERAMKALNQGAGTLMIGAGVAVAAR; translated from the coding sequence ATGAGCCCCGCCGACTTCCTCCTGGTGGCCGGGGCCTGCCTGTATTTCATGGCCACCCCCGGACCCGGCATCTTCGCCGTGGTCGCCCGTTCCCTCGCCCTGGGATGGCGGCGCAATCTGGGCTTCCTCGCCGGAATGGTGGTGGGCGACCTCGTGCTGCTGGCGCTCGCCCTCGGCGGGCTGGCCGCCGTCGCCCACGCCTTCGAGGAACTGTTCACGCTGCTGCGCTTCGCCGCCGCTGGTTACCTGATCTGGCTGGGTATCCGCACGTGGCGCGCTCCCGTCACCTTTAATGGAGACCTTCCGGAGGCCGAAAGCGCACAGTTGCGAGGCTTTGCGAGCGGGTTGGCCCTGACCCTTTCCAACCCGAAGACCATCCTGTTCTACATGGCCTTTCTCCCGGCCTTCGTGGATCTCACCCGCGTCTCCGCCATCGACGCCGTGCTGATGGCCGGCATCGTGGTGGGCGTGTTGAGCGCCGTCCTGCTGACCTACGCCATGGCGGCGTCGCGCGCCCGTCATCTGTTCCGCAGCGAGCGGGCCATGAAGGCGCTGAACCAGGGCGCCGGCACGTTGATGATCGGCGCGGGCGTGGCGGTCGCCGCGCGGTGA
- a CDS encoding HypC/HybG/HupF family hydrogenase formation chaperone — protein MCLAVPARVIELLEDDRATVSLGGVKVACSLALVEGVAVGDYVIVHVGYALSRLDPEEAERTLALLAETGTLMPAA, from the coding sequence ATGTGCCTCGCCGTTCCCGCCCGCGTGATCGAGCTTCTGGAGGACGACCGCGCCACCGTCAGCCTGGGCGGGGTGAAGGTCGCCTGCTCCCTGGCGCTGGTCGAGGGGGTGGCGGTGGGCGACTACGTGATCGTCCATGTCGGCTACGCCCTGTCCAGGCTCGACCCGGAGGAGGCGGAGCGCACACTCGCCCTGCTCGCCGAAACCGGCACCTTGATGCCCGCCGCCTGA
- the hypF gene encoding carbamoyltransferase HypF — translation MKRLRLRVRGQVQGVGFRPFLHGLAHRLALTGWVLNDGAGVLAEVQGDALERFLTALAEDAPPLARIDAIETDAIPARPDETGFAILASRRGAVTTGVAPDAAVCPACLAELFDPADRRYRYPFLNCTHCGPRFTITRALPYDRPQTAMAGFPLCPDCAAEYADPADRRFHAQPTACPACGPRLSHSIKEMLAALRGGRIVAIKGLGGSHLACDAFDAAAVERLRARKQRNGKPFALMVANAASAERFGEVGAAERALLEGVARPIVLLRRRDGAPPLPDAIASGLAWLGIMLPYTPIHHLLFHEAAGRPDGTAWLERPQDLALVMTSANPGGEPLAIGNDEARRRLDGIADLIVDHDRDILIRADDSVMRVVAGAPVVLRRGRGHVPVPIRLPRAGPSVLAVGGHQKATVCLTRCDEAFLSQHIGDLDNAATLAFLEESVAHLRRILAVEPVAVAHDLHPDFQGTRFAESLGLPTLPVQHHHAHIAAVLAEHGVNGPALGLALDGFGLGADGGSWGGEMLLAEGAGFTRLGHLAPLAQPGGDVAARQPWRMAAAALARMGRGAEIAGRFAACGPADGVRRMIEAGVNAPPTSSCGRWFDAACGLLGVRAFSPGGAGFEGEAPMALESLVLRPTVLDGGWRIDGGVLDLTPLLESLLQINAQEGADRFHGTLAAALVAWAMPELTARGFERIALSGGCLMNAVLAEGLSAGFAARGVTALLPRRAPANDGGLSLGQAWVAMQSLLEEGPPPCASPFPPA, via the coding sequence GTGAAACGGCTTCGCCTCCGGGTCCGCGGGCAGGTGCAGGGGGTTGGCTTCCGGCCCTTCCTGCATGGGTTGGCGCACCGCCTCGCCCTGACCGGCTGGGTGCTGAACGACGGGGCCGGGGTGCTGGCGGAGGTGCAGGGCGATGCTCTGGAGCGCTTTTTGACGGCGCTCGCGGAGGACGCCCCGCCGCTGGCGCGGATCGACGCGATCGAAACGGACGCGATTCCCGCTCGGCCCGATGAGACGGGCTTCGCCATCCTGGCCTCGCGGCGCGGAGCGGTGACCACCGGGGTCGCTCCCGACGCCGCCGTCTGCCCGGCCTGTCTGGCCGAACTGTTCGACCCGGCGGACCGGCGCTACCGTTATCCCTTCCTCAACTGCACCCATTGCGGCCCGCGCTTCACCATCACGCGCGCCCTGCCCTACGACCGGCCGCAGACCGCCATGGCGGGTTTTCCGCTCTGCCCGGATTGCGCCGCCGAATACGCCGACCCCGCCGACCGCCGCTTCCACGCCCAGCCGACCGCCTGCCCGGCCTGCGGCCCACGTCTGTCCCATTCCATCAAGGAAATGCTGGCCGCATTGCGCGGCGGACGGATCGTCGCCATCAAGGGGTTGGGCGGCTCCCACCTCGCCTGCGACGCGTTCGACGCGGCGGCGGTGGAGCGGTTGCGCGCCCGCAAACAGCGCAACGGCAAGCCCTTCGCCCTGATGGTCGCCAACGCCGCCTCCGCCGAGCGGTTCGGGGAGGTCGGAGCGGCGGAACGGGCGTTGCTGGAGGGTGTGGCGCGACCCATCGTGCTGCTGCGGCGGCGGGATGGCGCCCCGCCCCTTCCCGACGCCATCGCCTCCGGCCTCGCCTGGCTGGGAATCATGCTGCCCTACACGCCGATCCATCATCTGCTGTTCCACGAGGCCGCCGGCCGCCCGGACGGCACAGCGTGGCTGGAGCGGCCGCAGGATCTCGCCCTGGTCATGACCTCTGCCAACCCCGGCGGCGAGCCGCTCGCCATCGGCAACGACGAGGCGCGGCGACGGCTGGACGGCATCGCCGACCTGATCGTCGACCACGACCGCGACATCCTGATCCGCGCCGACGACAGCGTGATGCGGGTGGTGGCGGGCGCGCCGGTCGTCCTGCGGCGGGGGCGCGGCCATGTGCCGGTGCCCATCCGCCTGCCGCGCGCCGGACCGTCGGTGCTGGCGGTCGGCGGGCACCAGAAGGCCACCGTCTGCCTGACCCGCTGCGACGAGGCCTTCCTCAGCCAGCACATCGGCGACCTCGACAACGCCGCAACTCTGGCGTTCCTTGAGGAGAGCGTCGCCCACCTGCGCCGCATCCTGGCGGTGGAGCCGGTCGCCGTCGCCCACGACCTGCACCCGGATTTCCAGGGCACCCGCTTCGCCGAATCGCTCGGCCTGCCGACGCTGCCGGTGCAGCATCATCACGCCCACATCGCCGCCGTTCTGGCCGAACACGGTGTGAACGGCCCGGCGCTGGGGCTGGCGCTGGACGGGTTCGGGCTGGGAGCGGACGGCGGGTCCTGGGGCGGGGAAATGCTGCTGGCGGAGGGCGCCGGCTTCACCCGCCTCGGCCATCTGGCGCCGCTGGCCCAGCCGGGCGGCGACGTGGCGGCGCGTCAGCCCTGGCGCATGGCGGCGGCGGCGCTGGCCCGCATGGGACGCGGCGCGGAGATCGCCGGGCGCTTCGCCGCCTGCGGCCCAGCGGACGGCGTGCGGCGGATGATCGAGGCCGGCGTCAACGCACCGCCGACCAGTTCCTGCGGGCGCTGGTTCGACGCCGCCTGCGGGCTGCTGGGAGTCCGTGCCTTCAGCCCCGGGGGCGCCGGCTTCGAGGGCGAGGCGCCGATGGCCCTGGAATCGCTGGTGCTCCGCCCCACGGTGCTGGACGGCGGCTGGCGGATCGACGGCGGCGTGCTGGACCTCACGCCCCTTCTGGAAAGTTTGTTGCAGATCAATGCGCAGGAGGGGGCCGACCGGTTCCATGGCACCCTGGCCGCGGCGCTGGTCGCCTGGGCCATGCCGGAACTGACGGCTCGCGGTTTCGAGCGCATCGCCCTGTCCGGCGGCTGCCTGATGAACGCCGTGCTGGCGGAGGGGCTGAGCGCCGGCTTCGCGGCGCGCGGCGTCACCGCGCTGCTGCCGCGTCGGGCGCCGGCCAACGACGGCGGGCTCAGCCTGGGACAGGCCTGGGTCGCCATGCAGAGCTTGCTTGAGGAAGGACCGCCCCCATGTGCCTCGCCGTTCCCGCCCGCGTGA